A window from Schistosoma haematobium chromosome 3, whole genome shotgun sequence encodes these proteins:
- a CDS encoding hypothetical protein (EggNog:ENOG410VC9C~COG:T~MEROPS:MER0053242), with product MNQTPQERLDALLKSAEDFTIIQNIDISHYARFIRSMFRLSVQFSEAGQKERAYILSIRAVLCIRELPNHNGYQRLDPRVQNELKSLGKLLPKSAEFLKDDLKKKYTEEYELYKKSLSITEWKVNTNGPVVPFLDHSSKPYDDYPVDPNSYRLSLSNLSSVNGTLYPAFNKAFNYTLDELPKSLFSNYAGNYGLTKTYLSRHLISDFLNLASKNTKGNRETCGTLCGKLISGNFYITNLLIPKQSGTPDSCVTYKEEEIFEYLDRRQLITLGWIHTHPTQTAFLSAVDLHCQLSYQTMLPEAIAIVCAPKFDDIKCFSLTPDHGISFLSKCKKTGFHPHATDLPLYEQSQHVIFDDTVEHSSDDLR from the coding sequence ATGAACCAAACTCCCCAAGAACGTCTGGATGCTCTTCTTAAGTCTGCCGAAGATTTCACTATCATTCAAAATATAGACATTTCCCACTATGCACGGTTTATCCGGTCGATGTTTCGCTTATCTGTCCAGTTCTCAGAAGCAGGCCAAAAAGAAAGAGCGTACATATTGTCCATAAGAGCTGTTTTGTGTATCCGAGAGTTACCTAATCATAATGGTTACCAGAGACTGGATCCACGTGTTCAAAACGAACTCAAAAGTCTTGGTAAATTACTTCCAAAATCTGCTGAGTTCTTGAAGGATGATTTGAAAAAGAAGTACACAGAGGAATATGAGCTGTATAAAAAGTCACTTAGTATAACTGAATGGAAAGTGAATACTAATGGGCCAGTGGTACCTTTTCTTGATCATAGTTCAAAGCCGTATGATGACTATCCAGTTGATCCCAACTCTTATAGACTCTCTTTGTCTAACTTATCTTCAGTCAACGGAACGTTATATCCTGCTTTTAATAAAGCCTTCAACTATACTCTCGATGAGCTCCCAAAATCTTTGTTCAGTAACTACGCAGGAAATTATGGTTTGACGAAAACATATTTATCCAGACATCTGATAAGTGACTTTTTGAACCTAGCTAGTAAAAATACTAAAGGAAATCGAGAAACTTGTGGGACTCTGTGTGGGAAATTAATTAGTGGCAATTTCTATATTACAAATCTTCTAATTCCGAAGCAAAGCGGTACTCCAGACTCTTGTGTTACATAtaaagaagaggaaatatttgAGTACTTAGACAGGAGGCAGCTGATCACATTGGGTTGGATTCATACACATCCTACTCAAACTGCATTCTTATCGGCTGTTGATCTACACTGTCAGCTTTCTTATCAGACTATGCTTCCGGAAGCGATTGCAATTGTATGCGCTCCTAAATTCGATGATATTAAATGTTTTTCATTAACTCCTGATCACGGCATTTCATTCCTGTCAAAATGCAAAAAGACAGGTTTCCATCCACATGCCACAGATCTTCCATTATATGAACAAAGTCAACATGTAATATTTGACGATACTGTTGAACATTCTTCTGATGATCTCCGATAA